Proteins encoded in a region of the Bacteroidales bacterium genome:
- a CDS encoding NAD(P)H-dependent oxidoreductase, with protein sequence MTPTISIIYGSVRTNRQGIKAAKYLDSKLREREINVHFIDPLEYRLPLLDKMYKEYDPGTAPEPMEDLAGKFAGSDGFLIVTGEYNHSIPPALKNILDHFQSEYLFKPSAIASYSAGMFGGMRAAVHLRVILAELGMPAISSIQPFPRIGNLFDENLNPQNEHVDPSTSRFLDEFLWYAEALKSKRDKGTPY encoded by the coding sequence ATGACACCAACTATCAGTATCATTTACGGCTCTGTCCGAACCAACAGGCAGGGAATCAAAGCAGCAAAATACCTTGATAGTAAACTCAGGGAAAGAGAGATAAACGTTCACTTTATCGATCCCCTGGAGTATCGTTTACCGCTTCTCGACAAAATGTATAAAGAATATGATCCCGGAACAGCGCCGGAACCCATGGAAGACCTGGCGGGAAAATTTGCCGGATCAGACGGATTTCTTATTGTAACGGGGGAATATAACCACAGCATCCCGCCGGCTCTTAAAAATATTTTAGATCACTTTCAGAGTGAATACCTTTTCAAACCTTCTGCCATAGCTTCCTATTCAGCAGGTATGTTTGGAGGTATGAGAGCTGCCGTTCATCTCAGGGTCATTTTAGCCGAGCTGGGCATGCCAGCCATTTCATCCATACAGCCCTTTCCGCGTATTGGAAATCTGTTTGATGAAAACCTGAATCCCCAAAACGAACATGTCGATCCCTCAACCTCCCGTTTTCTGGATGAATTCCTCTGGTATGCAGAGGCTCTGAAAAGTAAAAGGGACAAAGGAACACCATATTAA